A DNA window from Megalobrama amblycephala isolate DHTTF-2021 linkage group LG11, ASM1881202v1, whole genome shotgun sequence contains the following coding sequences:
- the clic5b gene encoding chloride intracellular channel protein 5b isoform X2, with product MGDGQEPDIELFVKAGCDGESIGNCPFSQRLFMILWLKGVVFNVTTVDLKRKPADLHNLAPGTHPPFLTYNGEVKTDINKIEEFLEEVLAPPKYPKLAARNRESNTAGNDIFAKFSAFIKNTKPNANEALEKGLTKALKKLDDYLNSALPDEVDADSMEEEKVSNRKFLDGNDLTLADCNLLPKLHIVKVVAKKYRNYDIPSDLTGVWRYLNSAYAQEEFTNTCAADNEIELAYQDVAKRLKK from the exons ATGGGAGACGGTCAAGAACCTGATATTGAGTTATTTGTCAAG GCTGGTTGTGATGGCGAGAGCATCGGAAACTGTCCGTTCTCCCAACGCCTCTTCATGATCCTCTGGCTCAAAGGTGTGGTCTTCAACGTCACCACTGTCGACCTCAAGAG GAAACCAGCTGATTTGCACAATTTGGCTCCAGGCACTCACCCTCCTTTCCTGACCTATAACGGTGAGGTGAAGACAGACATTAACAAGATCGAGGAGTTCCTGGAGGAGGTTTTGGCACCACCAAA GTACCCCAAACTTGCAGCCAGGAACAGGGAGTCAAACACAGCTGGGAATGACATATTTGCAAAGTTCTCAGCTTTCATAAAAAACACAAAGCCAAATGCGAATGAAG CTCTGGAGAAGGGTTTGACAAAGGCACTCAAGAAGCTGGATGACTACCTGAACAGTGCCTTGCCTGATGAGGTAGATGCCGACAGCATGGAGGAAGAGAAGGTCTCCAACCGCAAGTTCCTGGACGGGAACGATCTGACTCTGGCAGACTGCAACCTGCTGCCAAAGCTCCACATAGTGAAG gtCGTTGCCAAGAAATATCGTAACTATGACATTCCCAGCGATTTGACAGGAGTGTGGCGTTATCTGAACAGTGCGTATGCACAAGAAGAGTTCACCAACACTTGTGCTGCAGACAACGAGATCGAATTGGCATATCAGGATGTGGCTAAGAGGTTAAAGAAGTAA
- the clic5b gene encoding chloride intracellular channel protein 5b isoform X1: MATNVQENIYEQIDERTENIYEKPYENINSDTEPKYENQGAHEEPIYSTPDYMDTRETTEEEAQLSPSSERGEQLESEIMVASLQNGDGYGSGRSSSLEGTGDPCDDQPSLVHEDLLMAYSLPEETSPEPEEVVDYSLKNVEDSAVEETPAVTDPTQPEIALFVKAGCDGESIGNCPFSQRLFMILWLKGVVFNVTTVDLKRKPADLHNLAPGTHPPFLTYNGEVKTDINKIEEFLEEVLAPPKYPKLAARNRESNTAGNDIFAKFSAFIKNTKPNANEALEKGLTKALKKLDDYLNSALPDEVDADSMEEEKVSNRKFLDGNDLTLADCNLLPKLHIVKVVAKKYRNYDIPSDLTGVWRYLNSAYAQEEFTNTCAADNEIELAYQDVAKRLKK, from the exons ATGGCCACAAACGTCCAAGAAAACATATATGAACAAATCGACGAGAGGACCGAAAACATATATGAGAAGCCGTATGAGAACATAAACAGTGACACAGAGCCGAAATATGAGAATCAAGGCGCGCACGAGGAACCCATCTATAGTACTCCAGACTACATGGATACGAGAGAAACAACTGAGGAAGAAGCTCAGCTTTCACCCTCCAGTGAACGAGGAGAGCAGCTGGAAAGCGAGATAATGGTGGCATCTCTGCAGAATGGAGATGGATACGGGTCTGGAAGGTCTTCATCTTTAGAGGGAACTGGAGACCCTTGTGATGACCAGCCCTCACTGGTCCACGAAGACCTGCTTATGGCTTACAGTCTCCCAGAAGAAACATCTCCAGAACCCGAGGAGGTAGTTGACTACAGCTTGAAGAACGTGGAGGACAGCGCCGTGGAGGAGACCCCTGCGGTTACCGACCCTACCCAGCCTGAAATCGCGCTTTTTGTCAAG GCTGGTTGTGATGGCGAGAGCATCGGAAACTGTCCGTTCTCCCAACGCCTCTTCATGATCCTCTGGCTCAAAGGTGTGGTCTTCAACGTCACCACTGTCGACCTCAAGAG GAAACCAGCTGATTTGCACAATTTGGCTCCAGGCACTCACCCTCCTTTCCTGACCTATAACGGTGAGGTGAAGACAGACATTAACAAGATCGAGGAGTTCCTGGAGGAGGTTTTGGCACCACCAAA GTACCCCAAACTTGCAGCCAGGAACAGGGAGTCAAACACAGCTGGGAATGACATATTTGCAAAGTTCTCAGCTTTCATAAAAAACACAAAGCCAAATGCGAATGAAG CTCTGGAGAAGGGTTTGACAAAGGCACTCAAGAAGCTGGATGACTACCTGAACAGTGCCTTGCCTGATGAGGTAGATGCCGACAGCATGGAGGAAGAGAAGGTCTCCAACCGCAAGTTCCTGGACGGGAACGATCTGACTCTGGCAGACTGCAACCTGCTGCCAAAGCTCCACATAGTGAAG gtCGTTGCCAAGAAATATCGTAACTATGACATTCCCAGCGATTTGACAGGAGTGTGGCGTTATCTGAACAGTGCGTATGCACAAGAAGAGTTCACCAACACTTGTGCTGCAGACAACGAGATCGAATTGGCATATCAGGATGTGGCTAAGAGGTTAAAGAAGTAA